A window of Candidatus Atribacteria bacterium contains these coding sequences:
- the ftsZ gene encoding cell division protein FtsZ: MKKKRLVRGFSKIIDYKEELIRDTSRGINEMVDIKNKEDDNFLNKPLNLPREEIEKFVNIKVVGIGGGGNNAIREMSLQGMNNLDLIAINTDLQALSLSQAGQKIQIGKSLTNGLGAGGNPELGKKAAEEDKDKISKAMESADIIFITAGMGGGTGTGVASVVAKIAKQHGILTIGVVTKPFAFEGKKRKLQAEAGIEELKNEVDALITISNDRLLKIISKDTSMKNAFGMTDKVLCQSVQAIADLITIPGLINLDLADVRTVAKDAGLSLVGIGQGKGKKKAAAAAKMAISSPLLEVSIKGAKSLLINVTGGLDMSLFEVNEIVDIISKAVGQDTNIVFGAIINEELQDEIRVSVIATKCEENVEEEKKEEVIKKEVLKENYKEKDDLKLEDKFKIKDQIIDDKDLEIPAFLRKKMKSNLPNDSSKPKKTLF; encoded by the coding sequence TTGAAAAAGAAGAGATTAGTACGGGGATTCAGTAAAATAATAGATTACAAAGAAGAATTGATAAGGGATACCTCCAGGGGAATTAATGAAATGGTTGATATTAAAAACAAGGAAGATGATAATTTTTTAAACAAGCCCCTAAACCTTCCCCGAGAAGAAATAGAAAAATTCGTAAATATCAAAGTGGTGGGTATAGGAGGAGGAGGGAATAACGCGATTAGGGAAATGAGCCTGCAAGGAATGAATAATCTTGATCTAATAGCCATAAACACAGATCTACAAGCCCTATCTCTCTCTCAAGCCGGACAAAAAATTCAAATTGGTAAATCTCTTACCAATGGTTTAGGTGCCGGAGGTAACCCGGAATTAGGCAAGAAAGCAGCGGAAGAAGACAAAGATAAAATTTCTAAAGCTATGGAAAGTGCGGATATAATTTTTATTACAGCAGGTATGGGAGGAGGAACAGGAACTGGAGTAGCTTCAGTGGTAGCAAAAATAGCAAAACAACACGGTATTTTAACCATAGGAGTAGTTACTAAGCCTTTCGCTTTTGAAGGCAAAAAAAGAAAATTACAAGCTGAAGCCGGAATAGAAGAATTAAAAAATGAAGTAGATGCTTTGATTACTATTTCCAATGACCGTTTATTAAAAATTATTTCCAAAGATACTTCTATGAAAAATGCCTTCGGAATGACCGATAAAGTATTGTGTCAATCTGTTCAGGCAATTGCTGACCTGATTACAATTCCCGGATTAATTAATTTAGATTTAGCTGATGTAAGAACTGTAGCCAAAGATGCTGGGCTATCTTTAGTGGGTATTGGACAAGGTAAAGGAAAAAAGAAAGCAGCCGCTGCAGCAAAAATGGCTATTTCCAGTCCTTTGCTAGAGGTATCCATAAAAGGAGCAAAATCATTATTGATTAATGTTACCGGCGGTTTAGATATGAGCTTATTTGAAGTAAACGAAATAGTTGATATTATATCTAAAGCCGTTGGTCAAGATACCAATATTGTTTTTGGGGCAATTATTAATGAGGAATTGCAGGACGAAATAAGAGTATCTGTCATTGCCACCAAGTGCGAAGAAAATGTTGAGGAAGAAAAAAAAGAAGAAGTGATCAAAAAAGAAGTGTTAAAAGAAAATTATAAAGAAAAAGATGACCTGAAATTAGAAGATAAGTTTAAAATTAAAGATCAAATAATTGATGATAAAGATTTAGAAATCCCTGCT